The following are from one region of the Geoalkalibacter subterraneus genome:
- the betA gene encoding choline dehydrogenase: MATQQYDYIIVGGGSAGSVLANRLSVNPDNKVLVLEAGPPDYKLDFRIHMPAALTYPLQGKTYNWWYESDPEPHMHNRRIYQPRGKVLGGSSCINGMIYIRGNAMDYEKWGKNEGLEKWDYAHCLPYFRKFETRLKGADEYHGSNGPLYLTTPRCENPLFDAFFKASEQAGHPLVADVNGYQQEGMSPFDATIYRGRRWNAARAYVHPVKNRENLTIHCRSLATRILFEGNKAVGVAYTRGGKNEKAYGGEIICCGGAINSPQLLQLSGIGNGAELKKLGIDVVQDLPGVGENLQDHLELYVQYACRQPVSMYPALKWYNQPKIGFDWLFKRKGAAATNHFEAGGFIRGNDRVEYPNLQFHFLPIAIRYDGSAPKQGHGFQLHVGPMNSDVRGRVKIKSADPKQYPSILFNYLSTEQERREWVEAIRCSRNIIEQPAFDALRGAELAPGKEAQTDEEILDFVAREGESAYHPSCTCKMGYDKQAVVDADLRVHGVENLRVVDASVMPSITNGNIYAPVMMIAEKAADTILGNTLEEPSRAGFYRYDRKKSGATKK, encoded by the coding sequence ATGGCGACACAACAATATGACTACATCATCGTGGGCGGCGGTTCCGCCGGCAGCGTTCTGGCCAATCGCCTCAGCGTCAACCCGGATAACAAGGTGCTGGTGCTGGAAGCCGGTCCCCCCGATTACAAGCTGGATTTCCGCATTCACATGCCGGCGGCTCTGACCTACCCGCTGCAGGGCAAAACCTACAACTGGTGGTATGAGTCCGATCCCGAACCCCATATGCACAACCGCCGCATTTACCAGCCGCGCGGCAAGGTGCTGGGCGGCTCGAGCTGCATCAACGGTATGATCTACATTCGCGGCAACGCCATGGATTATGAAAAGTGGGGGAAAAACGAAGGGCTCGAAAAGTGGGATTACGCCCATTGCCTTCCCTATTTCCGCAAGTTCGAAACCCGTCTCAAGGGGGCTGATGAGTACCACGGTTCCAACGGACCTCTCTATCTGACCACGCCCCGTTGTGAAAATCCCCTGTTTGACGCCTTTTTTAAAGCCTCCGAGCAGGCAGGCCACCCCCTGGTAGCGGATGTCAACGGCTATCAGCAGGAGGGGATGAGCCCCTTCGATGCAACGATCTATCGCGGGCGTCGCTGGAATGCGGCCCGGGCCTATGTGCACCCGGTAAAAAACCGCGAAAATCTCACCATCCACTGCCGCAGCCTGGCGACCCGTATCCTGTTCGAAGGCAACAAGGCGGTGGGGGTAGCCTATACCAGGGGCGGCAAGAACGAGAAGGCCTACGGCGGCGAGATCATCTGCTGCGGCGGTGCGATCAATTCCCCGCAGTTGCTGCAGCTCTCCGGCATCGGCAACGGCGCGGAGCTGAAAAAACTCGGCATCGACGTGGTGCAGGATCTGCCGGGGGTCGGCGAAAACCTGCAGGATCACCTCGAACTCTACGTACAGTATGCCTGCCGCCAGCCGGTCAGCATGTACCCGGCGCTCAAATGGTACAACCAGCCCAAGATCGGCTTCGACTGGCTGTTCAAGCGCAAAGGCGCTGCGGCGACCAATCATTTCGAGGCCGGCGGATTTATCCGCGGCAATGACAGGGTCGAGTATCCCAACCTGCAGTTCCATTTCCTGCCGATCGCGATTCGCTACGACGGTTCGGCACCCAAGCAGGGGCATGGTTTCCAGCTGCATGTGGGACCGATGAACTCGGATGTGCGCGGTCGCGTCAAGATCAAATCCGCCGATCCCAAGCAGTATCCCAGCATCCTGTTCAATTATCTCTCCACCGAGCAGGAGCGTCGCGAATGGGTCGAGGCGATCCGCTGCTCGCGCAACATCATCGAGCAACCGGCCTTCGACGCGCTGCGCGGGGCCGAGCTGGCGCCGGGCAAAGAGGCGCAGACGGACGAGGAGATCCTTGATTTCGTGGCACGCGAAGGGGAGAGCGCCTACCACCCCAGCTGTACCTGCAAGATGGGTTACGACAAGCAGGCGGTGGTTGATGCAGACCTCAGGGTGCATGGCGTGGAAAACCTGCGGGTGGTGGATGCCTCGGTCATGCCGAGTATCACCAACGGCAATATCTACGCACCGGTCATGATGATTGCGGAAAAAGCCGCCGACACGATTCTCGGCAATACGTTGGAAGAACCGTCCAGAGCAGGATTCTATCGGTATGACCGCAAAAAATCAGGAGCCACTAAAAAGTGA